Proteins from a single region of Hordeum vulgare subsp. vulgare chromosome 6H, MorexV3_pseudomolecules_assembly, whole genome shotgun sequence:
- the LOC123402817 gene encoding putative pentatricopeptide repeat-containing protein At5g47460: MPAPHLLRRSRHHLTVAAVAKSHATLLKSGVTSPTSWNQLLAAYSLTPLGLAAARRLFDEIPRLDAASWNSLLAAHVSIGAHPAACRLLGAMHERGLAANTFALRSAATMGCPALGARLHSLAVKTHTGLNLTGALDDLFILD; the protein is encoded by the exons ATGCCCGcgccccacctcctccgccgcagccgccaccacctcaccgtcgccgccgtcgcAAAATCCCACGCCACGCTGCTCAAGTCCGGCGTCACCTCCCCCACGTCCTGGAACCAGCTCCTCGCCGCCTACTCCCTCACCCCTCTCGGCCTTGCCGCCGCCCGCCGCCTGTTCGACGAAATCCCCCGCCTGGATGCCGCGTCCTGGAActccctcctcgccgcgcacGTCTCCATCGGCGCGCACCCTGCCGCGTGCCGCCTCCTCGGAGCCATGCACGAGCGGGGGCTCGCCGCCAACACCTTCGCCCTCCGCTCCGCTGCCACCATGGGCTGCCCTGCCCTCGGCGCCCGGCTGCACTCGCTCGCTGTCAAAACCCATACAGGACTGAACTTGACTGGT GCCCTTGATGATTTATTTATACTTGATTAA